AGGTTGGAGATAATTCTTATTAAATCATGTTCTCATTCATTAACGCCAAGGGATCAGTGTTGACAAAAACTAGATATACGAGACAAACAATTACAAACTCAAACAGATACACACATACCGAATACAACTGTTGTCAACAATGAATTGTGGGTTTAAAGAGCTAACCTACAATCCTTACACTTGATGCAGATGTGTTCACGaaacattttattgtatattaaatTTAAACTCATGGCATCAAAATTCAAATTACAtagcaataaaaaaaattgaaatcaatTTAATAACTATTTAAGTGCTCAATTGTTGAATGCAATTCATAGCAAAATGATTGTTCCTTTTTGATGTACGATGAAATAAACTAAACTGAATATCAACTACATCACTTCCTTAGTTGCAAAGCTTCAACTACATCACTTCCTTAGTTGCAAAGCTTCAACCACACCACTTCCTTAGTTACAAAGATTCCGAGACATATCGTCATACGTTTAATATTTAGATCATCGTcattcaatttcatgatgaagcCTCCAATATAGTATAGGAAAAGCCAAGTTAACTTTCTTGTGTGTACATGTTCAATAAAAGGTGTTAAACATAGCAACTCCTAAAATGTAAAAGAACATAAAAACTTTTCACACAACAAGCCTGATGTCAATTAAATGAAGTTTTTCGTTTCGAAATTTCATTGTCTGTTTGTTTCTGAGAATGCATAAATGTTGACCTTAAATAGTGCTTGCAATCAACATTTACTTCATCAAAATCAAAATAGTCAAACGGCGAGTTATTTGATTTGGCGTCTAATATAATACTCAAGACGTTTTAGCTTCATTTTCGTATCCTAAGCATACACAAGACAGGAGCGCGGCAGAACACTTGAGTGATCAAGTAGCAACTTAATTAAAATAGTGGCATGGATGACTGATAAATGTATGTGATACTTAGATAAGTGACCATGTTGAAATACTACACTGTTATTTTTCAGGTTTCATTCCTCCCGGAACATCGGTTAAGTACTTACAAAAGTTGCAGAAAGATTATGGTGTAGGTTGCTTACAGAAAATGTACCCGAGCAATAGCAAGGAATGGGAGGtaacaagagttgtgtttgttGCAAGTGCCTCTCAATCACTGCCGACTGCATTAGTCGAAATCGTCCGATGTTTATTAGAATCTCACGACCAGGCAACAGGATATTTCAAATGTAAGTAGTTTACGAAAACACAATTTACACTCTTTGTTAATGTTGACCTGATAGTCAAGGAAACAAAATCAAGGAAATAACATAAGACAGTATAACAAATTTCGCTCACAACGTTTGAAGAAGTAAAGTCAGATTTGTTTTCGTTTATGTTACAGAAAAAAAGACATCAACAAATTAACCCactcattttataaacattttaaatttgtttggttgtgttttaaaaaaagcttgtgagtACAATTTTTGACTGacaaaaggttaaaaaaaagtatttgtgaACTTTACATATTTGTGTGATTACATCGTTATGAGTTTTGAAgaacataatgaaataataatgcgCTTATGCCACAATATAAAATTCAATAGCTTTTTTCAGACAATATTGACCTGTTCGTAGTCATCACAAAGTGTTATTTAGTGGAAGGGTTCAACACTTCTGAAAAGACATCGGAATCAAACTGATTAAACGCCACCAGTTTAAGGGGATGGAGAATGAAGTTGCAAAAGAGTTCGGTATAGGCGGTGCTATGGAACATAACAGCATCTGTTGGCAGAGCTATGTGGACGGCCGATGTTTGGATGATCCGTACATCGACAATATAGCTCTCAAGTTCGTGAGGCAGATTATGCAACCTAGACGAAGAAGACATCCGGTTGAGAGTAATAAGACGCCTGTGCTTACACCacaaaaatgctttatttaaACTGACAAAGGCGGCAAATGACATGAATGCGGATCAGAAACTTTTCTTTTTGGTCGGTGTTTTGGTGGCTTTCGTTGTTGTATACGTGTCGTTGTCACAAACCGTTAAGACAGCTGATTCAAAAGCTTGACAAAACAGCATTCGTTTTGCCAATATATTGTGTTTTACTAATACCAGTAAGAAATGCACGCATGTACGTACAGAATAGTTTTCTATGATTGAATATTCATGTATTGCTTTTG
This is a stretch of genomic DNA from Dreissena polymorpha isolate Duluth1 chromosome 7, UMN_Dpol_1.0, whole genome shotgun sequence. It encodes these proteins:
- the LOC127837072 gene encoding uncharacterized protein LOC127837072, yielding MSVEQSANIRELLEAVFGGFIPPGTSVKYLQKLQKDYGVGCLQKMYPSNSKEWEVTRVVFVASASQSLPTALVEIVRCLLESHDQATGYFKYNIDLFVVITKCYLVEGFNTSEKTSESN